Proteins encoded together in one Argiope bruennichi chromosome 1, qqArgBrue1.1, whole genome shotgun sequence window:
- the LOC129975724 gene encoding GATOR complex protein NPRL2-like isoform X2 — MSRAKANIGESSIKCIFYSEFHHTTGPKITFQVPVDYVSKELFDSYVCYIIPKEELQRKLITVNARKGKIIGYPIHIENAKYPRNRLIFNLCFVCDASKRTMQYEPIVRKLANYLVKLELEDEFLFQEHTKAQLPSIMVKIREELNRTGKCSIPINASNTIFLNVIRVYPMPPQVMDQDVPIFTERKFPVPPSDWDITMQQILPYIDGFRHVAKIAVEAGVEIHLVKAFIQNMVYYGVVTLIPIFMYSNVYIPTPKLNELADNCKLQEECVQYVARQGCHKPFFRSIFMLYCQLTPQTNVKTLCLRNNPRASGIDERKLIQFGLMKGIIRQLQKYPIQISSDSHVKHRSLLKYFNGHYSFEEICCKTGLSYQDLDERVEKDQHVVICWK, encoded by the exons atGTCGCGAGCGAAAGCGAATATTGGAGAAAGTTcgattaaatgtatattttatagtgAGTTTCATCACACCACTGGACCTAAAATCACATTTCAG GTTCCTGTTGACTATGTTTCCAAAGAATTATTTGATTCCTATGTGTGCTATATTATACCCAAAGAAGAACTTCAAAGAAAACTTATTACAGT GAATGCTCGAAAAGGAAAAATCATAGGATATCCAATACATATTGAAAATGCCAAATATCCTAGGAATAGGTTGATCTTTAACCTTTGTTTTGTTTGTGATGCATCAAAACGTACTATGCAATATGAGCCAATAGTACGGAAATTAGCAAATTATTTAGTCAAGCTAGAA ctagaagatgaatttttatttcaagaacatACAAAAGCTCAATTACCTTCCATTATGGTTAAAATCAGAGAAGAGCTTAACAGAACAGGAAAGTGTTCTATTCCTATTA ATGCTTCAAATACAATATTTCTGAACGTAATCAGAGTGTATCCAATGCCTCCTCAAGTAATGGATCAAGATGTTCCTATATTTACCGAACGGAAATTTCCAGTTCCACCATCAGATTGGGATATAACCATGCAACag ATTTTGCCATACATAGATGGTTTTAGGCATGTAGCTAAAATTGCTGTAGAAGCTGGTGTTGAAATTCATCTTGTGAAAGCATTTATACAGAATATGGT TTACTATGGTGTAGTTACCTTAATCCCAATATTTATGTATTCCAATGTGTATATCCCTACACCAAAATTGAATGAATTGGCTGATAATTGTAAACTGCAAGAAGAGTGTGTTCAGTATGTTGCTCGTCAAG gtTGCCATAAACCTTTTTTTAGATCTATATTCATGTTATACTGTCAGCTAACACCACAAACAAATGTTAAAACTCTTTGCTTACGTAATAATCCTCGTGCTTCAGGAATTGatgaaag GAAACTTATACAGTTTGGACTGATGAAAGGTATTATTAGACAGCTTCAGAAATATCCAATCCAAATTTCTTCAGATTCTCATGTAAAGCATAgatctttgttaaaatatttcaatggccATTATAGCTTTGAAGAAATATGTTGTAAAACAG gaTTAAGCTATCAGGATCTAGATGAACGAGTTGAAAAAGATCAGCATGTTGTTATATGCTggaagtaa
- the LOC129975724 gene encoding GATOR complex protein NPRL2-like isoform X1 yields the protein MSRAKANIGESSIKCIFYSEFHHTTGPKITFQVPVDYVSKELFDSYVCYIIPKEELQRKLITVNARKGKIIGYPIHIENAKYPRNRLIFNLCFVCDASKRTMQYEPIVRKLANYLVKLELEDEFLFQEHTKAQLPSIMVKIREELNRTGKCSIPINASNTIFLNVIRVYPMPPQVMDQDVPIFTERKFPVPPSDWDITMQQWDLTVMLILPYIDGFRHVAKIAVEAGVEIHLVKAFIQNMVYYGVVTLIPIFMYSNVYIPTPKLNELADNCKLQEECVQYVARQGCHKPFFRSIFMLYCQLTPQTNVKTLCLRNNPRASGIDERKLIQFGLMKGIIRQLQKYPIQISSDSHVKHRSLLKYFNGHYSFEEICCKTGLSYQDLDERVEKDQHVVICWK from the exons atGTCGCGAGCGAAAGCGAATATTGGAGAAAGTTcgattaaatgtatattttatagtgAGTTTCATCACACCACTGGACCTAAAATCACATTTCAG GTTCCTGTTGACTATGTTTCCAAAGAATTATTTGATTCCTATGTGTGCTATATTATACCCAAAGAAGAACTTCAAAGAAAACTTATTACAGT GAATGCTCGAAAAGGAAAAATCATAGGATATCCAATACATATTGAAAATGCCAAATATCCTAGGAATAGGTTGATCTTTAACCTTTGTTTTGTTTGTGATGCATCAAAACGTACTATGCAATATGAGCCAATAGTACGGAAATTAGCAAATTATTTAGTCAAGCTAGAA ctagaagatgaatttttatttcaagaacatACAAAAGCTCAATTACCTTCCATTATGGTTAAAATCAGAGAAGAGCTTAACAGAACAGGAAAGTGTTCTATTCCTATTA ATGCTTCAAATACAATATTTCTGAACGTAATCAGAGTGTATCCAATGCCTCCTCAAGTAATGGATCAAGATGTTCCTATATTTACCGAACGGAAATTTCCAGTTCCACCATCAGATTGGGATATAACCATGCAACag TGGGATTTGACTGTAATGCTG ATTTTGCCATACATAGATGGTTTTAGGCATGTAGCTAAAATTGCTGTAGAAGCTGGTGTTGAAATTCATCTTGTGAAAGCATTTATACAGAATATGGT TTACTATGGTGTAGTTACCTTAATCCCAATATTTATGTATTCCAATGTGTATATCCCTACACCAAAATTGAATGAATTGGCTGATAATTGTAAACTGCAAGAAGAGTGTGTTCAGTATGTTGCTCGTCAAG gtTGCCATAAACCTTTTTTTAGATCTATATTCATGTTATACTGTCAGCTAACACCACAAACAAATGTTAAAACTCTTTGCTTACGTAATAATCCTCGTGCTTCAGGAATTGatgaaag GAAACTTATACAGTTTGGACTGATGAAAGGTATTATTAGACAGCTTCAGAAATATCCAATCCAAATTTCTTCAGATTCTCATGTAAAGCATAgatctttgttaaaatatttcaatggccATTATAGCTTTGAAGAAATATGTTGTAAAACAG gaTTAAGCTATCAGGATCTAGATGAACGAGTTGAAAAAGATCAGCATGTTGTTATATGCTggaagtaa
- the LOC129980856 gene encoding uncharacterized protein LOC129980856, with the protein MMALALYSSFFGIVGIVFLHYLTSFRDSAIGLIGFLCIYISQFVSAFATDSITLIVAVSLAPFKSFAAVAVRSIISKIATKSERGKLFFFLALGELLAIVIGYTLNVKFHFFMDSLDPKFSKLILITFLMISFSSFMFQMISVHTEHLFSRCYRNIQIPPEVRFAELYEDLDQENN; encoded by the exons ATGATGGCACTCGCTCTCTATAGTTCTTTCTTTGGAATCGTTGGTATTGTGTTCCTGCACTATCTGACCTCTTTCAGAGATTCAGCAATTGGTCTTATAGGATTCCTTTGTATTTATATCTCGCAGTTTGTATCCGCATTTGCAACTGACAGTATCACCCTAATCGTAG CTGTGAGCTTGGCACCTTTCAAATCGTTTGCTGCCGTTGCTGTTCGGTCTATCATCTCAAAGATTGCGACTAAAAGTGAAAGAG gAAAATTGTTCTTCTTTTTGGCCTTAGGGGAGCTTTTAGCAATTGTTATCGGATATACGCTGAAtgtgaaatttcacttttttatggATTCTTTGGAtcccaaattttcaaaactaattctgattacttttttaatgatatcgttTTCTTCTTTTAT GTTCCAAATGATATCTGTACACACTGAGCATCTTTTCAGTAGATGCTACAGAAACATTCAGATTCCACCAGAAGTCCGATTTGCAGAATTGTATGAAGACTTAGACcaagaaaataattaa